A stretch of the Arvicanthis niloticus isolate mArvNil1 chromosome 17, mArvNil1.pat.X, whole genome shotgun sequence genome encodes the following:
- the Rab23 gene encoding ras-related protein Rab-23, which yields MLEEDMEVAIKMVVVGNGAVGKSSMIQRYCKGVFTKDYKKTIGVDFLERQIQVNDEDVRLMLWDTAGQEEFDAITKAYYRGAQACVLVFSTTDRESFEAISSWREKVVAEVGDIPTALVQNKIDLLDDSCIKNEEAEGLAKRLRLRFYRTSVKEDLNVNEVFKYLAEKHLQKLKQQITEDPEQTHSSCNKIGVFNASLGSHLGQNSSSLNGGDVINLRPNKQRTKKSRNPFSSCSIP from the exons ATGTTGGAGGAAGACATGGAAGTGGCCAtcaagatggtggtggtggggaacgGGGCAGTAGGAAAGTCCAGCATGATTCAGCGTTACTGCAAAGGCGTCTTCACAAAAGACTACAAGAAAACCATCGGCGTTGACTTTTTGGAGCGACAGATTCA AGTTAACGATGAAGACGTGAGACTAATGTTATGGGACACTGCAGGTCAAGAGGAATTTGATGCAATCACAAAGGCCTACTATCGAG GAGCCCAGGCTTGTGTGCTTGTGTTCTCTACCACAGACAGGGAATCTTTTGAAGCAATTTCCAGCTGGAGAGAAAAAGTAGTAGCAGAAGTTGGAGATATACCAACCGCACTTGTACAGAACAAGATCGATCTGCTGGACGATTCATGTATCAAAAA TGAGGAAGCTGAGGGACTGGCCAAAAGGCTAAGGCTGAGGTTCTACAGGACGTCCGTGAAGGAGGATCTGAATGTGAACGAAG tttttaaatatttggctgagaaacacctacaAAAACTGAAACAACAAATAACTGAAGATCCAGAACAGACACATTCAAGTTGTAACAAAATTG GTGTCTTTAATGCGTCCCTTGGAAGTCACTTGGGCCAGAATTCAAGTTCCCTTAATGGTGGAGATGTCATCAACCTTAGACCTAACAAACAAAGGACCAAGAAAAGCAGAAATCCTTTCAGCAGCTGTAGCATACCCTAA